In a genomic window of Thalassophryne amazonica chromosome 12, fThaAma1.1, whole genome shotgun sequence:
- the basp1 gene encoding brain acid soluble protein 1 homolog, with translation MGGKLSKKKKGYSVNDDKAKDKDAKAEGASVEESEATKKMKDETSAAADDKEVANDTVVKEVSAADAAAPKEGEKDAVKEPEKPATKAESKTEAPKSAEPNKAEEKPAAPATKEPEAKTATPAPAADSKDEADAKKTEAPAAKAASPEPKPTEAVGTKEATAPSSTPANEPAAAGKEVNATEAPSKDQTVAVQD, from the coding sequence ATGGGAGGAAAGCTCAGCAAAAAGAAGAAGGGCTACAGTGTAAATGATGACAAAGCCAAAGACAAAGATGCCAAAGCAGAGGGGGCATCTGTTGAGGAGAGTGAAGCCACAAAGAAAATGAAAGACGAAACCTCGGCCGCTGCTGACGATAAGGAGGTAGCTAACGACACAGTGGTCAAGGAAGtgtcagcagcagatgctgcAGCGCCCAAAGAGGGAGAAAAAGACGCCGTGAAGGAACCGGAGAAGCCTGCCACCAAAGCAGAGTCGAAAACAGAGGCACCCAAGAGTGCAGAGCCCAACAAGGCTGAAGAAAAACCAGCTGCCCCTGCCACCAAGGAGCCCGAGGCCAAGACCGCGACTCCCGCCCCAGCGGCTGACAGCAAAGACGAGGCTGACGCCAAAAAGACTGAGGCCCCCGCAGCCAAAGCCGCTTCTCCTGAGCCCAAGCCGACAGAGGCGGTGGGGACAAAGGAGGCCACTGCCCCTAGTTCAACACCAGCCAACGAACCCGCCGCAGCAGGCAAGGAGGTGAACGCCACAGAGGCACCAAGCAAGGATCAAACCGTAGCAGTTCAAGATTAA